A single region of the Schizosaccharomyces osmophilus chromosome 3, complete sequence genome encodes:
- the pet127 gene encoding mitochondrial RNA 5'-end processing Pet127 translates to MLLLIERTNLRPLSLCGAKSSSSYIPKRNVYSNSLRSGIIDSHSEKFPKVNRVKQDEVNKLQHELNTVLNDNRFKFLKNPTTQKFNWDEYLSRVTPVDEFNFSLLGKFHPPSEDKELKKTGYKTNSKFAGSTSSLTGLLSQIHFFISKWKPPSFLGLSKKFLVARNEKHYTRLCRSPTSVHLSFQNGLYCIDKDHSLTSQERKNTILMNLGKSLEAFFTLRREEYGRYLKSENLSEKPKPQIDVFQYSKCRSLLIRSQLDCIDKTLPNSGVFDLKTRAVLGVRLNQAEPENYNSYTLEKYYGNFVSYEREYYDMIRSAFLKYSLQARLGRMEGVFVAYHNTCQIFGFQYVSLKEMDKAIHWGKNVGDAEFKLSIQLLESILRYVSSKFPKQSVRLMFSTQVKTKDPALQVFVEVVSDKENKKFDPAKLQRANLSEPVYCSDRFYAFQIRFTNFVNGQRRFFIRKLRDTDRWTIKYKIYPFINQRAMYQEYLMLRYKLMKDETKPKFVPYRLLNWYYRKPKPKNTNSMESE, encoded by the exons ATGTTGCTATTGATTGAACGAACAAACTTGCGGCCATTATCATTGTGTGGTGCCAAGTCTTCAAGTTCATACATAcccaaaagaaatgtttatTCGAATAGCCTTCGATCCGGAATAATCGATTCTCATTCAGAAAAATTCCCAA AAGTAAATAGGGTCAAGCAAGACGAAGTGAATAAATTGCAACATGAATTGAATACAGTGCTGAACGACAATCGGTTCAAGTTTCTGAAGAACCCTACTACCCAGAAATTTAACTGGGATGAATATTTGTCGAGGGTGACGCCGGTTGATGAGTTTAATTTTAGCCTCCTTGGCAAGTTTCATCCACCTTCAGAAGATAAAGAACTAAAGAAAACTGGCTATAAAACTAACTCAAAGTTCGCTGGGTCAACGAGCTCTTTGACTGGTTTACTCTcacaaattcattttttcattagcAAGTGGAAACCACCTAGCTTTCTAGGACtatcaaaaaagtttcttgTAGCTAGGAACGAAAAACACTATACTCGTTTGTGTCGTTCACCTACTTCCGTACATCTATCCTTTCAAAACGGCCTGTATTGTATTGACAAAGATCATAGCTTAACATcacaagaaagaaagaatacGATTCTGATGAATTTAGGAAAATCTTTAGAAGCTTTTTTTACTCTACGAAGAGAAGAATACGGTCGTTATCTGAAAAGTGAGAATTTATCAGAGAAGCCAAAACCTCAAATTgatgtttttcaatataGCAAATGTCGGAGCCTCCTCATTCGATCTCAGTTGGATTGCATTGATAAGACTTTACCGAATTCCGGTGTCTTTGACTTAAAAACAAGAGCTGTGCTTGGAGTACGTCTAAATCAAGCTGAACCCGAGAACTACAATTCTTACActcttgaaaaatattacggaaattttgtttcttatgAACGAGAATATTATGATATGATTAGGTCGGCGTTTTTGAAGTACAGCTTACAGGCTCGATTAGGCCGCATGGAAGGTGTCTTTGTTGCATATCATAACACGTGTCAGATTTTTGGATTCCAATATGTTAgtttaaaagaaatggaCAAGGCAATTCACTGGGGAAAGAATGTTGGCGATGCGGAATTCAAGCTTAGTATTCAACTCCTTGAATCTATTTTACGATACGTTTCTTCTAAATTTCCCAAACAATCCGTCCGGTTAATGTTTTCTACGCAAGTAAAGACAAAGGATCCAGCTCTTCAGGTCTTTGTAGAAGTAGTTTCTGACAAGgagaataaaaagtttgaCCCCGCCAAGCTTCAAAGAGCGAATTTATCTGAGCCTGTGTATTGTTCTGATCGGTTTTACGCCTTTCAGATTCGATTCACCAATTTCGTTAACGGGCAAAGAAGGTTCTTCATTCGGAAACTGCGTGACACTGACAGATGGACTattaaatacaaaatataTCCTTTCATCAATCAAAGAGCCATGTATCAGGAATATTTGATGTTAAGGTACAAATTGATGAAGGACGAAACGAAGCCCAAATTTGTCCCATATCGGCTGCTAAACTGGTATTATAGAAAgccaaaaccaaagaatACCAATTCTATGGAGTCAGAATAA
- a CDS encoding glutathione S-transferase, translational elongation factor eEF1 yields MSLGTLYSFKDNTRTVCLLELAKHLNLQIDLVETYPHKFPAELAAKFPLQKLPVFIGSNGVELSELFAVLRYFYEKGKQNDAELLGAKNAKEDAEIWQWIAYVNTDVVIPSVIRPWLGMCRGATPYEEKPFKESSAKALGVLKKFNDMLVDRTFLVGNRFTLADLVAGSMLRLFYRFIVDPEQRSKLPHLTRYYVTMFHLGNLSEIIPLELIPSVVVAKN; encoded by the exons atgtctTTAGGAACTCTATACAGTTTTAAAGATAATACTAGAACTGTTTGCTTGCTTGAATTAGCTAAACATTTGAATTTGCAAATTGACCTTGTTGAGACTTATCCTCACAAGTTCCCTGCCGAGTTGGCTGCCAAATTTCCTCTACAAAAG CTTCCCGTATTTATTGGTTCCAATGGTGTAGAATTGAGTGAACTATTTGCCGTTCTAAGATACTTTTATGAAAAGGGCAAGCAAAATGACGCCGAGCTACTTGGCGCGAAGAATGCAAAGGAAGATGCCGAAATTTGGCAATGGATTGCATATGTGAATACTGATGTTGTAATTCCCTCCGTCATTCGTCCCTGGTTGGGCATGTGTCGAGGTGCAACTCCTTACGAAGAAAAGCCTTTCAAGGAATCTAGCGCAAAGGCTTTGGGtgttttgaagaagttTAATGATATGTTAGTCGACCGTACCTTTTTGGTTGGTAATCGCTTTACCCTTGCCGATTTGGTTGCTGGCAGTATGTTACGCCTTTTCTATCGCTTCATCGTTGACCCTGAGCAACGTTCCAAGCTCCCTCATTTGACCAGATACTACGTTACCATGTTCCATTTGGGTAACTTATCTGAAATCATTCCCTTGGAATTGATTCCTTCTGTCGTTGTTGCAAAGAACTAG
- the fxn1 gene encoding mitochondrial [2Fe-2S] cluster assembly frataxin Fxn1, with amino-acid sequence MQSLRGILFQKAFLNSQRLFYRPPTGWNPCLRFLSTVNPTKPLSDLEYHRIADDTLEVFNNTFEDLLEESGRRDYDIEYSSGVLTLNLGDHGTYVINKQPPAHQVWLSSPLSGPKHYEWSSNKKAWKSTRDDSTMCDILAKEIGNAFSKNIEFKHADDY; translated from the exons ATGCAATCTTTACGAGGAATTCTGTTTCAAAAggcttttttaaattctcAGAGACTTTTCTATCGCCCACCTACTGGATGGAACCCTTGTCTAAGATTCTTGTCAACTGTAAATCCCACTAAACCTTTGTCCGACTTGGAATACCATCGAATTGCTGATGACACGCTAGAAGTTTTTAATAATACCTTCGAAGATTTATTAGAGGAATCTGGAAGAAGAGATTATGACATTGAATATTCG AGTGGTGTTTTAACTCTGAATCTTGGAGATCACGGAACTTATGTTATTAATAAACAGCCGCCAGCACATCAAGTCTGGCTCTCATCGCCACTTAG TGGCCCTAAGCACTACGAATGgtcttcaaataaaaaagcttgGAAGTCCACGAGGGACGATAGTACCATGTGTGATATTTtggcaaaagaaattggaaatgcgttttccaaaaacattGAATTTAAGCACGCTGATGATtattaa